The Aestuariibaculum lutulentum genome segment GGAATTGACCTGTTACGGTGATACCCATTGATCTTGCTGTTCCAGCAACCATAGTCATAGCAGATTCTAATGTAAATGCATTTAAATCCTGCATTTTATCTTCTGCTATAGTCTTGATTTGATCCCATGAAACTTTAGCTACTTTTTTTCGGTTAGGCTCTCCTGAACCTTTTTTAATTTTGGCCGCTTCTAATAATTGTACTGCAGCTGGAGGAGTTTTAATAACGAAGTCGAAAGACTTGTCTTTATAAACCGAGATAACAACAGGTAAAACTTTTCCAGCTTTATCCTGAGTTCTAGCATTAAATTGCTTACAGAACTCCATGATGTTAACCCCAGCAGCACCTAAAGCGGGTCCAACCGGTGGCGACGGATTCGCAGCACCTCCCCGAACTTGTAACTTAACTACTTTACTTAATTCTTTTGCCATTTTTAATAATTTAGTGTGATAAACTTTTAGTTGGAAGCAAAAAGCCTATCCTTTTATATAGTGTAACAATTATTATACTTTTTCAACCTGCATATAGCTTAACTCTAATGGTGTCTTTCTTCCAAATATCTTAACCATTACTTCAAGCTTACGCTTTTCTTCATTTATTTTCTCGATAGTTCCATCAAACCCGTTGAATGGTCCATCGATAACTTTTACTGTTTCTCCTTTTGTAAAAGGAATAGCTACATTTGATGTTTCTTCAACAGATAACTCATCTACCTTACCTAACATTCTGTTTACTTCAGATTGTCTTAACGGCACAGGATCTCCTCCTTTTGTTTCACCTAAAAATCCAATTACGTTAGTAACTGATCTAATGATGTGAGGAACCTCTCCCGTTAGGTTGGCTTGAATCATAATATAGCCAGGAAAAAATACTTTTTCTTTGTGTGTCTTTTTTCCGTTTCTTATCTGAACAACACGTTCTGTAGGAACCAATACCTGATCAACATAATCCTGCATTCCTAAACGAGCGATTTCATTCTCGATATAGGTTTTAATTTTATTTTCTTGACCACTTACGGCTCTAACAACGTACCATTTTTTTTCACTCACCTCAGACATAAAATTTCAGTTTTCCCGTTAGTTAATCAGTTGAAAATAAAAAGCCATAAACTTGCTAAATACGGTATCAACTCCCCATATTGCTAAGGAAAATACGATAGAGAACACAGCCACTAAAACAGTTAAACTTTGTGCTTCTGCCCAAGTTGGCCAACTTACATTGTTTTTAAGTTCGCTAAATGATTCTTTTATGTAATTTACAATTCCAGCCATTTATTTATTTTTTATCAACAGATTAAAATTTCAGTTATTCGCTCTAAAAAAGCTACCCAAAACTCTTACATCCTTATTTATTGAAAGGAACCTAAAATTAAGTTCCTTATTGCACGGGTTGAGAGACTCGAACTCCCGACACCTGGTTTTGGAGACCAGTGCTCTACCAACTGAGCTAAACCCGTAGATATGTTAAGGTATCTGTATCTCTAAAGATACCTTAACATTATGTCTATTAAACTGTATTAGTCTAAAATCTCAGTTACCTGACCAGCACCTACAGTTCTACCACCTTCACGGATCGCGAAACGTAAACCTACGCTCATTGCGATTGGTTGAATTAATTCAACAGTGATAGTTAAGTTGTCTCCTGGCATAACCATCTCAACTCCTTCTGGTAAAGAAATGTTACCAGTTACGTCAGTTGTACGTACGTAGAACTGTGGACGGTAGTTGTTGTGGAATGGAGTGTGACGTCCACCTTCTTCTTTCTTAAGGATATAAACCTCAGCTTTGAATTGTTTGTGTGGAGTTACAGAACCTGGCTTAACGATAACCATACCTCTTGAGATTTGGTT includes the following:
- the secE gene encoding preprotein translocase subunit SecE, which codes for MAGIVNYIKESFSELKNNVSWPTWAEAQSLTVLVAVFSIVFSLAIWGVDTVFSKFMAFYFQLIN
- the rplK gene encoding 50S ribosomal protein L11, translated to MAKELSKVVKLQVRGGAANPSPPVGPALGAAGVNIMEFCKQFNARTQDKAGKVLPVVISVYKDKSFDFVIKTPPAAVQLLEAAKIKKGSGEPNRKKVAKVSWDQIKTIAEDKMQDLNAFTLESAMTMVAGTARSMGITVTGQFPS
- the nusG gene encoding transcription termination/antitermination protein NusG: MSEVSEKKWYVVRAVSGQENKIKTYIENEIARLGMQDYVDQVLVPTERVVQIRNGKKTHKEKVFFPGYIMIQANLTGEVPHIIRSVTNVIGFLGETKGGDPVPLRQSEVNRMLGKVDELSVEETSNVAIPFTKGETVKVIDGPFNGFDGTIEKINEEKRKLEVMVKIFGRKTPLELSYMQVEKV